TCGGCACCCCGGTCGTATAGTGGGCCGTCGAGACGTCGCCCGTCGGCATCGTGACCGCGGGGCGCTCGCCGCGGCCGAAGTCGATCCGGCGGGTTCGCCACGCGGTCGGCACGTGCTCGAGGCGGCCGTCGCGGTAGACGGCGCCGCCGTCCTCGAAGCCTTCGATGAGGGTCCTGACGGTGCCGATAGAGGGCGGGCGCAGCGAGTCGACCCCCATGGCGAGGGTGGTAGCCTCGGGGAGCCGGTCGACGAGGTGGGCGGCGAGACAGTCCATCGGCACCGCGGAGAACGCGGCGGCCGGCAACAGCGTGACGCCGGCATCCGCCCCGTCGGCGTCCCGGTCCGCGATCGATTCGATGACCGGAATCTCGCCCGTGATGTCCACGTAGTCGGTACCGGTGCGGACGCAGCCCTCGACGAGCGGCCCGGCCGTGTTCGAGAACGGCCCGGCGCAGTTCAGCACGCAGTCGGCCTCGGCCCGCTCGAGCGCCTCGGCGACGGTGTCGGGGTCCTCGAGCGCGAAGCGGTAGCCGGGGCGCTCGAGGTCGTCGACCTGTTCGCGTAACCGGTCGCCGTTGCGACCCGCCAGGAGCAGGTCGAAGTCGGCGTCGCCGTCCTCGATGCGGTCGATCGCTTCCCGTGCCATGAGGTTGCCGACGAACCCGTACGACCCGTAGAGCAGTACCGATGGCATGGGAACGAGTGCGCCGGGCCGGCGGGTAAGCGGTTGCCCGGCGACTGCCGTCCGGAAAGGGTCACCGCCGTCCCGTTCAGTCGTCCTCGCCGTACCGCTCCGCGGCCGACTCGAACCCCAGTTCGTCCTGCTCGCGGCCGCGGCGCTGCTCGAGGGCGGCGATCGCGTCCGGATCGGGCGCGGCATCGTCGGTAATCCGGGCCCAGGAGTTGTGGACCTTCGCGTGGCACCAGCGACAGAGGTAGATCGTGATCTCGTGGGACAGCGTCTCGCCGTCCCGATCGTAGGAGAGGTGGTGTTCCTCGAGCAGCGGTCGTTCGTCGTCGTGGGCCATCCGCTTCTCCTCGAGGCCGCAGCGGACGCACTCCCGGTCGTGGTTGCGCGACCGAAAATGGGGGCAGTCGGCCCACGACCAGTCGGTTTCGGGGTCGACGACGGGACACTCGTAGTCGTCGCTGGCCCGCTCGCGGGCGAACTCGGGGTCGTGCTCGTAGTGATCGAAGGCGTAGCGACACGTTCCCTCGCCGGTGAGGTAGTCGCAGACGCCGGCGAACTCGTAGGGATCGTCGACGCCGACCGGCGTTCCGCGCGGCGTTTTCTCCATTGCGGTCGCCCGATCTACGGCGCGGACGATGTTGAATCGTTTCGTTTGTTCCGGTCGCTACTCGCCGGCAGCGGCGTCCCGAATATCGATTCTGATAACGAGAGGGGTTACCAACATAACTATTACCAATTGGTTACCTTCCGTGAGTATGCTCGGGCCACTTCGGCGATTAATCCCGTCATTTGTTCGACGGCGGTACGCACTCAAGTTCGGCATTGCACTGCTCGTCCTCGGCCTCTCGGTCGGGGCGATGGGACTCGTTGCGACGGGGGCGCTCACCGATAGCGTCGAGAGCTCCGTCCTCGAGGACCAGGAATCGACCGCGCGTCAGGAGGCGTCGGCGCTCGACGAATGGGTTGCGGAACACGAACGCTTCCTCTCGTCGACATCGAAGGCGCCCGTCGTTCAGAACGGGAACGACGAGGAAATCAACGACTACCTGCTCTCGCTCCGCGGCGAGGTACCCGAAGAAGCGGAGCACGTCCTCTACGTCGATCGGACGACCGGCGAGGTCATCGCCGACACCGGCCAAGACGTCGGCATCGAGAACGTCAACGATGCAAACTTCCCCGACGGGGACCGCCTCGAGGGCGACCTCTTGATGGGCGACGTTCAGCGAACCGAACCCTACAAACTGTTCGGCGACAGCGAGCGCGCCGATCGACCGGCGATCTCCTACTACGTCGCGACCAGCGAGGACCGCGCGCTCGTCTACACGGTCAACCCGTCGGAGCGACTCCTCTACAGTTCCTCGAGTGTTGTGACGGTCGTCGACGGCGAGGGACGGATCGTCGGCGACAGCTCCTTCCTCGGGTACAACACCGGCGAGCCGGTCTTCCTCGAGTCCTACGGCGACGACGCCGTCCTCGAGACCGCGGCGAACGGGGGCACCGGCGCCACCGTGATCGATCGGGCGCCGAGCGAGACGCTCCAGGGTGCGCCCTACCAGTTCACGCCGGACAGCTACGTCGTCGGCTACGCGACGACCGACGCCGGCTGGACCGTCCTCGTCCACACGTCCGAGGCCGACGCCTTCGGCTTCGTCAACGCCGTCAACCAGTACGGGATCGGCGTGACCGCCGTCGTCGTCCTGCTGATCGGATCGGTCGGCGCGGTGCTCGGGCGCAACACTTCGAAGTCGATCGACCGCCTGAAGTCCAAGGCCGCCGCGATGGAGGACGGCGACCTCGACGTCGACCTCGAGACGAAGCGGATCGACAGCATCGGCCGGCTCTACGACGGCTTCGACTCGATGCGCGTCGCGCTTCGCGAACAGATCGAAGACGCCGAAGCGGCCCGCGAGGAAGCCGAGCGCGAACGCGAGCGCGTCGAGCGGATGAACGACCACCTCGAGGCGAAAGCCGACGAGTACAGCGCCGTGATGCAGGACGCCGCGGACGGCGACCTCACCGTCCGGATGGAGCCCGAGAGCGAGAACGAGGCCCTGACCGAGATCGGCGAGGAGTTCAACGCGATGCTCGCCGACCTCGAGGCGACCGTCGCCGGCCTGAACCAGTTCGCGACCGACGTCGCGACGGCCTCCGAGGAAGTGACCGCCTCGAGCGAGGAGGTCCAGCGGGCCAGCCGCGAGGTCAGCGAGTCGGTCCAGGAGATTTCCGACGGCGCCGACCGGCAACACCAGTCGCTGCAGTCGATCGACTCCGAGATGAACACGCTCTCGACGACGACCGAGGAGATCGCCGCCTCCTCGAACGACGTCGCGGACGTCGCGGCGCGGACGGCCGAAACCGGACGCGGCGGCCGCGAGACCGCCGAGGCGGCGATCGACGCCTTCGACGACCTCGAGGCGGAGTACGAGGACGTCGTCGCCGAGTTCGAGCAGCTCCGCAACCAGATCAATCAGATCGAGTCGCTAACCGATACGATCGCCGAGATCGCCGATCAGACGAACATGCTCGCGCTGAACGCCAACATCGAGGCCTCTCGCTCGGCGGACGGCGCCGACGCGGAAGGGTTCACCGCGGTCGCGTCCGAGGTCAAGCAGCTCTCGGCGGACACGAAGGAGGCCGCCGCGGAGATCGACGAGCGCCTCGACGCGCTCCAGAGCCAGACCGAGGAGTCGGCCGACGTCGTCGATCGGACCAGCGAGGAGATCGAACGCGTCAACGACCTCGTGACCGACGTGGTCGCGTCGCTCGACGACATCGCCGAGTACGCGGCCGAGACCAACGACGGCGTGCAGGAGATCTCCTCGGCCACCGAGGAGCAGGCGGCGGCCACCCAGGAAGTCGTCGCGATGGTCGACGAAGTCGCCTCGATCTCCGAGGAGACGACCGCCGAGGCCCAGACCGTCGCCGCGGCCGCCGAGGAACAGACCAGTTCCATGCAGGAGGTTTCGGCCTCCGCGGATCGGCTCAGCCACCAGGCGACGCGCCTCTCCGGCGCGCTCGACCGCTTCGAGACCGACGTCGAGGGCGACGGTCTCGAGTTCGAGCTCGAGGGTGACGCTCCCGAACCGGTCGACGAGGTGACCGAGACGAGCGCGCCAGAAACGACCGACGCAGCGATCGCGGACGCCGAGCCGGGCACCGACGAGGCCGACGACGGTGACGACGCGGATCCGCTCGCGTTCGTCGAGAAAACGGACGAGGCCGACCTCGAGTCCGACGCGGCGGGAACCGACGGTGACGAGCCGAACGACGCCACCGGCGAGACGTTCGAGTTCGAGGGGCCGACCTCGACCTCGAGTTCGGACGCCGACGAAGAACCAGAGCGCCCCGACGAGGACGACGAGACGCGAAACGCCGCGAACGAGTAAGCGGTCGAGCTTTCGATCGGGGACGACGTCGATTCGCGGACCGGTCGACGCCCCGCCGCGGGCGTGACCTTTTTGATGGCACCGCGCCGAGTGGTCGGCAGTGCAGCTCGTTCACAGGCCCGAGAACGGTTCATCGACGGTTCTCGCGACGACGGTCGATTTCGCGGACTCGGTTTTGAGCCAACTGCGCGGACTCATGTTCCGCCGCTCGATTCCCGACGATTACGCGCTCGCGTTTCGGTTCGATTCGGTCGAGACGCAGGACGTCCACATGCTGTTCGTCTTCTTTCCGATCGACGTCGTCTGGCTCGTCGACGACACCGTCCAGCGCGTCGAGCGGTTGCGGCCTTGGCTCGGTTTCAAGCGGGCCGAAGCCGACACCATCGTCGAACTCCCCGCCGGCACCGCCGACGATGTCGAACCCGGCGACAGGCTGCTGCTCGTGGGATCGGACGAGGAGTGACCGTACCGGCCATCGGTCGCTCGGCAGGCCGTACCGCACCGCCACGTACCACGGGACACCACCGCACGGAACCGGCGGCTTTAAGGCGAGGTGTTCCGATAGGACGAGATACAATGGCGCGAGATTCGTTCTCAACGCCGGACGAGGATAGAGGAAGTCGGGGCAACCCGGCTGGGCGTGAAATTCCGCGACGAACGTAGTCGCAGTTCAACACTCTTGCCTGTCAATCACTCCACCGAACAGACGATTCCATCGGATCGTACAGTCCGCCTTCTCGATACGACGCTTCGTGACGGCGAACAAGCGCCGGGCGTCTCGCTGTCGCCCGACGAAAAAGTCGAGATCGCCCGATCGCTCGAGCGCGCGGGCGTCGCCGTCATCGAAGCGGGCAGCGCCTGTACCGGCGCGGGTGAGCGGCAGGCGATCTCGCGGGTCACCGACCTCGACCTCGACGCGCGAGTGACGAGCTTCTGTCGCGGCCTCGAGCACGACATCGACCTCGCGCTCGAGTGCGACGTCGACGGGGTCCACATCGTCGTGCCCGCCAGCGACCGCCACGTCGAGGAGAAAGTCGGCACCTCCCGCGAGGACAACCTCGAGGCGACCGCCGAACTCGTCGAGTACGCGACGGACCACGACCTCTGGGTCGAGGTCATCGGCGAGGACGGCTCCCGGGCCGACCTCGATTACCTCGAGGAACTCATGGAAACCGCCCTCGACGCGGGCGCCGATCGGACCTGCTTCGCCGACACCGTCGGCCACACGGGGCCCGAGCGCACCGCCGAGGCGGTCTCGCGACTCGCCGAACTGGGTCCGGTCAGCGCCCACACCCACGACGATCTGGGACTGGGCGTGACCAACGCCATCGCGGCCGTGGCCTCGGGCGCCGACCTGGTGCACTGCACGGTCAACGGACTCGGTGAGCGCGCCGGGAACGTGGCGCTCGAGGAGGTCGCAATCGCCCTCTCGCACGTCTACGACGTCGAAACGCTCGAACTCGAACAGCTGTACGACCTCGCGCAGGTCGTCTCGC
The DNA window shown above is from Halopiger xanaduensis SH-6 and carries:
- a CDS encoding saccharopine dehydrogenase family protein, with amino-acid sequence MPSVLLYGSYGFVGNLMAREAIDRIEDGDADFDLLLAGRNGDRLREQVDDLERPGYRFALEDPDTVAEALERAEADCVLNCAGPFSNTAGPLVEGCVRTGTDYVDITGEIPVIESIADRDADGADAGVTLLPAAAFSAVPMDCLAAHLVDRLPEATTLAMGVDSLRPPSIGTVRTLIEGFEDGGAVYRDGRLEHVPTAWRTRRIDFGRGERPAVTMPTGDVSTAHYTTGVPNVAVYALMPQPARLALKSHRYLAPLLEPTPVREGLKWFAGLVREGPSSRSRKRGSTYVWGEARVEDDGGEFGGDESGEPTERVVSRLQTPDAYVVTVEAALAATERVLAGDAEDGFQTPAGAFGPEFVLALEGVEGFFDESKPESAPPEVDVSAP
- a CDS encoding DUF7097 family protein; its protein translation is MEKTPRGTPVGVDDPYEFAGVCDYLTGEGTCRYAFDHYEHDPEFARERASDDYECPVVDPETDWSWADCPHFRSRNHDRECVRCGLEEKRMAHDDERPLLEEHHLSYDRDGETLSHEITIYLCRWCHAKVHNSWARITDDAAPDPDAIAALEQRRGREQDELGFESAAERYGEDD
- a CDS encoding methyl-accepting chemotaxis protein, yielding MLGPLRRLIPSFVRRRYALKFGIALLVLGLSVGAMGLVATGALTDSVESSVLEDQESTARQEASALDEWVAEHERFLSSTSKAPVVQNGNDEEINDYLLSLRGEVPEEAEHVLYVDRTTGEVIADTGQDVGIENVNDANFPDGDRLEGDLLMGDVQRTEPYKLFGDSERADRPAISYYVATSEDRALVYTVNPSERLLYSSSSVVTVVDGEGRIVGDSSFLGYNTGEPVFLESYGDDAVLETAANGGTGATVIDRAPSETLQGAPYQFTPDSYVVGYATTDAGWTVLVHTSEADAFGFVNAVNQYGIGVTAVVVLLIGSVGAVLGRNTSKSIDRLKSKAAAMEDGDLDVDLETKRIDSIGRLYDGFDSMRVALREQIEDAEAAREEAERERERVERMNDHLEAKADEYSAVMQDAADGDLTVRMEPESENEALTEIGEEFNAMLADLEATVAGLNQFATDVATASEEVTASSEEVQRASREVSESVQEISDGADRQHQSLQSIDSEMNTLSTTTEEIAASSNDVADVAARTAETGRGGRETAEAAIDAFDDLEAEYEDVVAEFEQLRNQINQIESLTDTIAEIADQTNMLALNANIEASRSADGADAEGFTAVASEVKQLSADTKEAAAEIDERLDALQSQTEESADVVDRTSEEIERVNDLVTDVVASLDDIAEYAAETNDGVQEISSATEEQAAATQEVVAMVDEVASISEETTAEAQTVAAAAEEQTSSMQEVSASADRLSHQATRLSGALDRFETDVEGDGLEFELEGDAPEPVDEVTETSAPETTDAAIADAEPGTDEADDGDDADPLAFVEKTDEADLESDAAGTDGDEPNDATGETFEFEGPTSTSSSDADEEPERPDEDDETRNAANE
- a CDS encoding DUF192 domain-containing protein; the protein is MQLVHRPENGSSTVLATTVDFADSVLSQLRGLMFRRSIPDDYALAFRFDSVETQDVHMLFVFFPIDVVWLVDDTVQRVERLRPWLGFKRAEADTIVELPAGTADDVEPGDRLLLVGSDEE
- a CDS encoding (R)-citramalate synthase, with translation MPVNHSTEQTIPSDRTVRLLDTTLRDGEQAPGVSLSPDEKVEIARSLERAGVAVIEAGSACTGAGERQAISRVTDLDLDARVTSFCRGLEHDIDLALECDVDGVHIVVPASDRHVEEKVGTSREDNLEATAELVEYATDHDLWVEVIGEDGSRADLDYLEELMETALDAGADRTCFADTVGHTGPERTAEAVSRLAELGPVSAHTHDDLGLGVTNAIAAVASGADLVHCTVNGLGERAGNVALEEVAIALSHVYDVETLELEQLYDLAQVVSRATGVQLPPNKAVIGENAFTHESGIHTDGTLKDDKMYEPYAPETVGRERRLALGKHTGRAGVKATLDEHDVEATDNEIAEIATRVTELGDRGRRVTDADLLAIAEDVTGDDRERVVELLDLNATSGGSVPTASIRLEVEGEERVASGTGSGPVDAAVSAVREALGSMADAELESYHVDAVTGGTDAVVTVEVTMARDDRSVTVARSEADITRASVEAMVDALDRLLATDRQPLTPADD